In Colius striatus isolate bColStr4 chromosome 17, bColStr4.1.hap1, whole genome shotgun sequence, the following proteins share a genomic window:
- the CDK2AP1 gene encoding cyclin-dependent kinase 2-associated protein 1 isoform X2, with amino-acid sequence MATSAQYRQLINDYGPPSLGYTQGMQGTSSSQVPQSKYAELLAIIEELGKEIRPTYAGSKSAMERLKRGIIHARGLVRECLAETERNARS; translated from the exons ATGGCAACATCTGCACAATACAGACAACTTATAAATGACTACGGACCCCCATCTCTAGGCTATACACAAGGGATGCAG GGCACCAGCAGCAGTCAAGTACCACAAAGCAAATATGCAGAGCTTCTAGCCATCATAGAAGAATTAGGAAAAGAGATTAGACCCACATACGCTGGGAGTAAAAGTGCGATGGAGAGGCTAAAAAGAG GCATTATTCATGCCAGAGGATTAGTTCGGGAATGCTTGGCTGAGACGGAACGAAACGCAAGATCGTAG
- the CDK2AP1 gene encoding cyclin-dependent kinase 2-associated protein 1 isoform X1, whose amino-acid sequence MIYCIVGVNITDGHICRCCYCCKQPKVSGRHGDASLNFRTLLLLPLAMSLGMSYKPNLNAHIPGTPLNPAGSVHSPSTSMATSAQYRQLINDYGPPSLGYTQGMQGTSSSQVPQSKYAELLAIIEELGKEIRPTYAGSKSAMERLKRGIIHARGLVRECLAETERNARS is encoded by the exons ATGATATATTGCATTGTGGGTGTCAATATAACTGACGGCCATATTTGCCGGTGCTGCTACTGCTGTAAACAACCCAAAGTGTCTGGGAGACACGGAGACGCTTCACTGAATTTCAGGACGCTTCTCCTCCTCCCGCTGGCCATGTCTCTGGGAATGTCTTACAAGCCCAACTTGAACGCCCACATCCCCGGGACTCCCCTCAACCCGG ctGGGAGTGTTCACTCTCCCTCCACAAGTATGGCAACATCTGCACAATACAGACAACTTATAAATGACTACGGACCCCCATCTCTAGGCTATACACAAGGGATGCAG GGCACCAGCAGCAGTCAAGTACCACAAAGCAAATATGCAGAGCTTCTAGCCATCATAGAAGAATTAGGAAAAGAGATTAGACCCACATACGCTGGGAGTAAAAGTGCGATGGAGAGGCTAAAAAGAG GCATTATTCATGCCAGAGGATTAGTTCGGGAATGCTTGGCTGAGACGGAACGAAACGCAAGATCGTAG